The Streptomyces uncialis genomic interval CGTCCGCGCGGTGTTCGGTCTGCGCAGCCGCATCATCGAGGACCCGGTCTCCGGCCGGCCCCTGATGCTGCCCATCGGACGGCACGGCGTCAGGCCGGAGGGGCGGGAGGGACCGGTGCCCGCTCGCGCGGAGCGGGAGCGGGCGGTACCCGGTCCTGCCGAGGGCAAGCAGCCGGTACCCGGTCCGGCCGAGGGCGATCAGCCGGTACCCGCACCCGCGCAGGGCCATCGGCCGGTGCCCGCGGACAACTCCGGCTGACGGCTTGACGGCCTGATGGCCTGACGGCTTGACGCGGCGCCGGGGTCCGAGCGCCGCACACCACGGCGCCCCGGTCACGGACACCGGGGCCACCCAGCTCACCCGCGCGGCCCGCGCACCCCTCACACCCACCACCGGGAGTCGACTTGCCCAGCAGGACCGCCGCCATGACCGACGAGCACGACGCGGCCCCGTCCGCCGGGACGGCCGGTGTCCCGGCCGGAGCGGGCGGGACCGCGTGTCCCGTCGGCGCCCCTTCACCGGACGGGAGCGACTGCCGGTCCGGGTTCACCGAGGTGGGCTCGGCCGCGGAGCTGCGGGAGATCCTGGGCGAACCGCATCCGATCGTCATCGACAAGGTGCACACCCGGCTCGACGCGGACGACCTGGATGTCCTGGCCCGCTCCGCGTTCTGCCTGATAGCCACCTCCGACGCACACGGCTCCTGCGATGTCTCCCCGCGCGGCGACGTGCCCGGCTTCACCCATGTCGTGGCCCCCGGGACCCTGGCGCTGCCGGAGCGCCGGGGCAACCGGCGGGGCGACAGCCTCCACAACATCCTCGGCAATCCGCACGCCGGTCTGCTCTACCTCGTGCCCGGGAGCCAGGACGTCCTGCGGATCAACGGCAGGGCCCGGGTCCTGACCGACGCCCCGTTCTTCGACGCGATGGCCTCGCGCGGCCGGCGTCCCGACCTCGCCGTCCTGATCGAGATCGACGAGGTCTACCGGCACTGCGCGGCGTCCCTGAACCGTTCGGGACTGTGGGACACCACGACCTGGGAGAGCGTCTGACGCGGGACGCGCCGCCCGGGCCCGCCGCACCGGGGTCCGGTGCGGCCCGTCGGACCGGGCCCGTTACGCCTTGGCCGCCTGCTGGATGCGCACCATGTTGCCCGAGGGGTCGCGGAACGCGCAGTCGCGCGGGCCCCAGGGCTGGTCGATGGGCTCCTGGAGCACCTCGGCGCCCGATGACCGGACCCGCTCGAAGGCCCCGTCGACATCGTCGGTGCTGAAGACGATGTTCGGCAGGACACCCTTGGTGAGCAGGGCCTGCATGGCGTCGCCGTCGGCCTGGGAACGGCCCGCGTGGGGTTCCGAGAGCACGATCTCCAGATCCGGCTGGGTCGGGCTGCCGAGGGTGACCCAGCGGAATCCGCCGGAGGCGACGTCGTTGCGCGCTTCGAGGCCGAGCGCGTCCCGGTAGAAGGCGAGCGACTCGTCGGGGTCGTTCACGGTGATGTGGCAGTACTGGAGTGCGATGTTCATGCCGACCACGTTAGGCAGCGGTGGCGTCGCCCGCTTCTCGAATCCTGCTCGGCGGATTCTTCGTCGGGCGGGTGCGCAGTTTCGCGACGCAGGCGGGCATCGCCGCCACCGCGCTGTGCTCCTGCCCCCGGTACGCGCTCGGCGGCTGCCCCACCAGCTCGGTGAACCGCGAGCTGAACGAGCCGAGCGAGGTACAGCCGACGGCCATGCACGCGTCGGTCACGCTCATACCGCCGCGCAGCAGCGCCATCGCCCGCTCGATCCGGCGGGTCATCAGATAGCTGTACGGGGTCTCGCCGTACGCCGCCCGGAACCGCCGCGAGAAGTGCGACGGCGACATCAGCGCGTGGCGGGCCATCGTCGGCACGTCGAGCGGCCGCGCGTACTCGCGGTCCATGAGATCCCGGGCACGGCGCAGATAAGCGAGGTCGGCGAGCTCTTCCGGGGTCATGCGAACGACGCTATCACCGGGTCCCCGGGGGCGGCGGTACGACGGGTGAGCGGTGGCCGGGGCCGCGGACGTCGGCGGCTCGCGGGTCGTACGGGGAGGGGGCGCCGGTCGTAGGTGGCGGGGTGCCGGGTCGTACGTGGCGGGGCTACAGGTCGTACGTGGCGGGGCTCGGCGGGGTGTCGTTCCGTGCGGGGCGGACGACGTTTCCGGGCCGCCGCGGGGAGGTGGCGGGCCCTGGAGGGAAAACGCTTGTGCCGACGCCCGCCGAGGGGAGACGAACAGCGGGGGCGAAGGCTACCCTTACCCACGGTCGTCGGTGGTCAGGGGGTATGCCCGACCGGCGGCGGGGGAGGTCCCGGGCCCCGCGGGGGATGCGGGACCCGGGACGGCCCGTACGG includes:
- a CDS encoding MSMEG_1061 family FMN-dependent PPOX-type flavoprotein, with translation MPSRTAAMTDEHDAAPSAGTAGVPAGAGGTACPVGAPSPDGSDCRSGFTEVGSAAELREILGEPHPIVIDKVHTRLDADDLDVLARSAFCLIATSDAHGSCDVSPRGDVPGFTHVVAPGTLALPERRGNRRGDSLHNILGNPHAGLLYLVPGSQDVLRINGRARVLTDAPFFDAMASRGRRPDLAVLIEIDEVYRHCAASLNRSGLWDTTTWESV
- a CDS encoding VOC family protein, producing MNIALQYCHITVNDPDESLAFYRDALGLEARNDVASGGFRWVTLGSPTQPDLEIVLSEPHAGRSQADGDAMQALLTKGVLPNIVFSTDDVDGAFERVRSSGAEVLQEPIDQPWGPRDCAFRDPSGNMVRIQQAAKA
- a CDS encoding helix-turn-helix transcriptional regulator, coding for MTPEELADLAYLRRARDLMDREYARPLDVPTMARHALMSPSHFSRRFRAAYGETPYSYLMTRRIERAMALLRGGMSVTDACMAVGCTSLGSFSSRFTELVGQPPSAYRGQEHSAVAAMPACVAKLRTRPTKNPPSRIREAGDATAA